The nucleotide sequence CGAAATCGGACAAATACCACCTCTGGGAGCGGCGGCTGGAGGACTGGACATACGTGATTGAGACCAACCTGACCGGGGCTTTCCTGTGCACGCAGGCGGCGGCGAAGATCATGATGCCGGCCCAGCGCGGGTCGATCGTCAACGTCGCCAGCATCGCCGGGCTGGTCGGGCGCGACCGGTCGATGTACGAGGGGCTGCCGATGCGGCCGAATCTCGTGGACTACGCGGCGTGCAAGGCGGGCGTGCTCGGTTTTACCCGCGACGCCGCCGCCGAACTGGCCCCCTACCACATCCGGGTCAACGCCATATCGCCCGGCGGGATCGAGCGCGGCCAGCCGCCGGAGTTCGTGCGGCGCTACTCGCAGGCGACCGCGCTGGGGCGGATGGGCGAGGAAGGGCATGAGCTCAAGGGCGCGGCGGTCCTGCTGGCCAGCGACGCCGGGCGGTACATGACCGGTCAGAACATCGTCGTGGACGGCGGGTTCGCCATGTACAAGTAGCGTCATATCCTGACCTTCCATCATTGATCTGAAACTCCACCATTTGCGGTCGAGGAGATTGCGCCATGCAGAAGCTGGTTGTTTCGCGGGATGATACGGTCTATGAGGCCTTTGCCGACGTTGCCCAGGGTCCGGACGGGACGCTGGTGTGCACGTACCGGGAGTCCCTGGCTCACGCCCCGGCGCCGTTTTCACGGATTATCGTCCGGCGGAGCGAGGACGGCGGCATGAGCTGGCGGCCCAGGCAGGTGGTCATCGAGAAGGACGACACCAAGGGCGAGGGCCGGCTCAACTGCTCGCGGATCACCGCCTGCGCCGACGGGACGCTGCTGCTGGTTGTCGATTTCTTCCCGCCCGGACGCGGCGAGTGGCAGGAGAACCCGTGCGAGAACCTGCTGTTTCGCAGCACCGACAGCGGCCGGACGTGGACCGGACCGCAGGAGACCGGCATTCAGGACGGCGTCGTCCCGGCGATCAAGGAACTGGCCAACGGCGACCTGTTGATCGGCGTGACGCGGATGCGCATGCCGAAGAACATGGATTGGCGGCAGGCCCTCAAGCACGGCACGGAGGAACAGACGGTCTATATTTCGAGCGACAAGGGTCGCCGTTGGGAAGGTCCCTTTGCCGTGCCCGGTGTCGGACGGCTGCGGCTCAACGAGGGCGACTTCGCCCAACTGGACGACGGGACGGTGGTCTGCTACATGCGTGAGGACGCCGAGAAGCTCAGCGGCTGGAAGAGCATCTCCCGCGACGGTGGGCGCACATGGTGCGAGCCGATCCGGACCGAGATGTTCTCGTGCCGCGGCCGGCCGTCGGTGGGTCGGCTTCGCAGCGGCGAGGTCCTGGTCACGTACCGCTTCTGCAGCGGGGTCTCGACGTCGCTGGCCTTGTACATGGAGACGGCTGAGGAGGCCCTGCGGGTCGAGCCGCCGGACCCGACCAAGTACGACAGCGAGTACAAAGCGGGGCGATTTGCGTTCATCGACAACGACCGGAGTCTGCATCCGGACAGCGGCTATTCCGGCTGGGTGCAACTGCCCAGCGGCAGCCTGTACGTGGTGAACTACATCACCGACGACGCCCCGATGGCCCAGATTCGCGGCTATCTTCTGTCTCGTGAGGATTTCTATCTGTTTCCCGAAGGCGACATCCGGTGGCTGCACCCGGCCCACGGCCGCCCTTACGTGGAACAGACGGCGGAGATGGCGCGGAAGCAGTTCCAGGAGAACCGCCGTCGCGACTGGTCCAAGCGGGTTCCCACGCAGAAATGACACTCGAAACAACCACCGTGCAGTGCGATCTCACGCCCTACGACGGGCTCAGGTTGTTCAGCAGGATGCTGTTGGTCTGGAATTTTTTGAGGGCCAGGGCCAGCGACTGGTAGGCCTCTTTTGGCTTGAGGCGCGTCACATATCGGCGCAGGGCGTTGTACTCCGGCAGGCGCGAGCCGACCAGCAGATGCTCCTTGCGGGTTCCCGACATCGGGATGTCGATCGAAGGGAACATGCGTTCGTTGGCCAGATCGCGCGAGAGCACCAGTTCCATGTTGCCGGTGCCCTTGTACTCCTGGAAGATGAAGTCGTCCATCCGGGAGCCGGTGTCGATCAGGGCGGTGGCGATGATGGTCAGCGAGCCGCCGAGCTCGAACTTGCGGGCCGAGCCGAAGAGGCGTTTGGGCACCTCGAGGGCCCGGGCGTCGAGGCCGCCGGTGAGCGTGCGGCCGCTGTCCCGCTGCGAGACGTTGAACGCCCGCGACAGGCGGGTCAGGGAGTCGAGCATGACCACCACGTCGCGTCCGGCCTGGGAGAGCGACTTGGCGTATTCGATGATCAGGCGGCCGAGTCGCACGTGGGATTTGACCTCGCGGTCGTTGCAGCTCGCAAAGACCTGGCCCGGAATGATCCGTCGCATTTCGGTGACTTCCTCGGGCCGCTCGTCGATCAGCAGCATGATCAGGTCGATGGTCGGATAGTTGTTCTTGATCGCCACCGCGATCTGCTGGAGCAGCACGGTCTTGCCGGTTCGCGGCGGGGCCACGATGATCGCCCGCTGGCCGAACCCCAGCGGACAGATCAGGTCGATCGTGCGGACCGAGGTGGTGCCGTAAGGGACCTCGATGTTGTTCTCTTTCGGTTCGAGGACGAGCTGCGGCTGAGGATCGATGACCGTCTTGTCCTCGAAGCTCTCCTGCTGAAGCCAGTCATCGGGGTTCAGTCCGCAGATGGTCTCGATCTTCTCCAGCCGAGGGCCCTTCTTGCCCTTCTCGGCCACCTCGCCCGCGATCAGCGATCCTTCGCGCAGCTTGAAGTCGCGGATCATCTCGCGGCTGACGAACGGGTCTTCCCGTCGTGAGGGCATGGCCATCATGACCTGCCGGAGTTGGGCGATGTTGGGTTTCCACTGTTCCAGAATGCCTTCGTAGCGCATCGGATCTTGTTTCCGTCATCAGGATTGAACGGTTTCCTATGCCGTCGCCGACGTCGGCGAATCCAGCACATCGAGTATCTTCTGGGTCAGCGCGAGCGTGCGCGCCCCGTCGGCGAAACTGCAGTGCAGTTTCGAGAAATCGCCCCGCCGGACCATGTCGATGAAAAACCGGTCCTCATTGACGAACATGGCGTCGTCCGGCTGATAGCTCATCGTCTTTCCGTCGGGGGTCTCGACCTCGGCCCGGCCCCGCATGCAGTTCAGGGCGTACATGCCCTTAGCCCCGTAGAGGGTCAGGCCCGACCGCCACGAGGCGTGGCACCAGGTATGGCCGTGGACCCCCAGCACGCCGTTGGCGAAGCGGAACGAGACGCTGTAGGCGTCCTCGACGGTGTACTCGGCGCTCTTGGGTTGAAAACAATTGCTGCCCAGACTGTAAATTGTATCCACCTCGCCGACCAGATAGCGCATCAAATCGAACAGGTGTGTCGCCTGGTCGGCGATGGCGCCGCCGGAGATCTCCTTGCGGTAGAACCACAGGGGAGCGGGCGTTTTGGCTGCGTAGTTCAGCGTCATCGGCGAGCAGTAGGTCGAGCAGACCAGCGAGACGCGGTCCTGGGCGAGGTGCTCGCGCAGCCAGTCGGTGACCTTCATGAATCTCAGCACGTAGCCCACCATCACCGGCAGTCCCGCCCGCTCGATCCTGGCCGCCAGTTCCGCGGCGGCGGCGGCGCTGACGCCCACCGGTTTTTCGGTGAACACCGGCAATTTTCGTTCGATGCAGGCCTCGATCGGCTCGGCCCGCACCGACGGCGGCGTGCACACCCACACCGCGTCGAGTTTTTGCTCGTCGAGCATTTTCCGGAAATCGGTGTAGACCGCGCCGGCTTTGGCCTCGGCGGCGCGGGTGTTGGCGCGGTCGGATTCGAGGTCCGAGACCGCCACGATCGCGGCGTCGTCGATCGCCTCGATCGCCTTCACGTGCGCAGTCGAAATGCCTCCGGCGCCAATCAGCCCAATCCGAACCGACATGGTGGTCTCCTGCTGAAACCGTTTCTGAGGGTAGGTCGCTCCGATCGCGACAAACGGCGTATGATACCCGCCGTCGGAACGGAGACAAGCCAATTCCGGGACCCGCCGGCCGAGGTCGGGACGATTTCCGGCCGGCTCAGGCCGGCCCGACCCGGGGCGACGGCTGCCGCCTTCGGTCAACCGAACTTGTAGTGCTTGCGGACGTCCCTTCGGATCGTCCAGGTGCACTCCATACCTTGAGGGAAGATCACCCAGTCGCCGGCGCCGAAGTTGAACTTCTCAGCCTGCTCATTGGTCACCGTCACCTCGCCCTGGAGGATCAGGCAGGTCTCCTTTTCGTCGTATTGCCAGGGAAA is from Phycisphaerae bacterium and encodes:
- a CDS encoding SDR family oxidoreductase, which codes for MFDLSGQVAMVTGAAQWIGWEIAEAYAELGAKIVITSREGDKAQIAAAELDERFGIEAMGLALEVRDPRSVAEAFDRAAQRFGRLDILVNNAGGAPKSDKYHLWERRLEDWTYVIETNLTGAFLCTQAAAKIMMPAQRGSIVNVASIAGLVGRDRSMYEGLPMRPNLVDYAACKAGVLGFTRDAAAELAPYHIRVNAISPGGIERGQPPEFVRRYSQATALGRMGEEGHELKGAAVLLASDAGRYMTGQNIVVDGGFAMYK
- a CDS encoding exo-alpha-sialidase, with the protein product MQKLVVSRDDTVYEAFADVAQGPDGTLVCTYRESLAHAPAPFSRIIVRRSEDGGMSWRPRQVVIEKDDTKGEGRLNCSRITACADGTLLLVVDFFPPGRGEWQENPCENLLFRSTDSGRTWTGPQETGIQDGVVPAIKELANGDLLIGVTRMRMPKNMDWRQALKHGTEEQTVYISSDKGRRWEGPFAVPGVGRLRLNEGDFAQLDDGTVVCYMREDAEKLSGWKSISRDGGRTWCEPIRTEMFSCRGRPSVGRLRSGEVLVTYRFCSGVSTSLALYMETAEEALRVEPPDPTKYDSEYKAGRFAFIDNDRSLHPDSGYSGWVQLPSGSLYVVNYITDDAPMAQIRGYLLSREDFYLFPEGDIRWLHPAHGRPYVEQTAEMARKQFQENRRRDWSKRVPTQK
- a CDS encoding transcription termination factor Rho, whose translation is MRYEGILEQWKPNIAQLRQVMMAMPSRREDPFVSREMIRDFKLREGSLIAGEVAEKGKKGPRLEKIETICGLNPDDWLQQESFEDKTVIDPQPQLVLEPKENNIEVPYGTTSVRTIDLICPLGFGQRAIIVAPPRTGKTVLLQQIAVAIKNNYPTIDLIMLLIDERPEEVTEMRRIIPGQVFASCNDREVKSHVRLGRLIIEYAKSLSQAGRDVVVMLDSLTRLSRAFNVSQRDSGRTLTGGLDARALEVPKRLFGSARKFELGGSLTIIATALIDTGSRMDDFIFQEYKGTGNMELVLSRDLANERMFPSIDIPMSGTRKEHLLVGSRLPEYNALRRYVTRLKPKEAYQSLALALKKFQTNSILLNNLSPS
- a CDS encoding Gfo/Idh/MocA family oxidoreductase, coding for MSVRIGLIGAGGISTAHVKAIEAIDDAAIVAVSDLESDRANTRAAEAKAGAVYTDFRKMLDEQKLDAVWVCTPPSVRAEPIEACIERKLPVFTEKPVGVSAAAAAELAARIERAGLPVMVGYVLRFMKVTDWLREHLAQDRVSLVCSTYCSPMTLNYAAKTPAPLWFYRKEISGGAIADQATHLFDLMRYLVGEVDTIYSLGSNCFQPKSAEYTVEDAYSVSFRFANGVLGVHGHTWCHASWRSGLTLYGAKGMYALNCMRGRAEVETPDGKTMSYQPDDAMFVNEDRFFIDMVRRGDFSKLHCSFADGARTLALTQKILDVLDSPTSATA
- a CDS encoding cupin domain-containing protein, translated to MKPEIRKPTEAEKQQARSWPIWEKEASEFPWQYDEKETCLILQGEVTVTNEQAEKFNFGAGDWVIFPQGMECTWTIRRDVRKHYKFG